cactaaacaagttcggtttaattttttcgctttttttctgattaaaatcgaactgaatcgaaccaaaataatcgaaattttttaaagtaaaaatcaaaccgaactgaattaaataaaaaactgaactaaattttaaaattaattcggtttcattgatttttttaatttaaaccgaatacccCTCAGCCCTAAGCTAAAGTTATTAGTGTAAATATGAAGGAGTCCGCATGGGCCAGCGAATCAATAACTctaaaatcataaatatttcTACTCCCCGTGTATTTCGGATCCTCGCCTCAAAGATCATATATCTTCCCCTaacttttttcaataataataaaatttttttactaaatacTTTTGAtttgtaaattataattttatattaaaaagagCTGCAACATGATATTATATGTATATTCTATTATACAGTTTTATATGTGGTGAACTGACCGCTGCATTAAGGATTCAAGCCTTCTATATGTCGTAGCATGTACCATTACTTCACAGTTTCTGCCTTCCAAGATGGAAGATTGATCACTTGAAAAATACCattatgatataaataataatctCTTCTTACAACgttgtttgaaaaaaaataaacaaaaacctTTTATCATCCAGGTTACAGGAAGTAATTGAAATTTGGAATATAATCTTAAACGATCATTGATTAGATAAGTTATTCAGAATAATGAAATCCACCGGCAAAATTTTGGAACATAGCCCGTGTATGTTGCCTATTGCCTCAAAGAATGCAGAATATACTCAGCATAAAGGTCCCTGCCAAAAGAAACAGCAGTAAGCTCATGACTCAATGGAACTGCATCAGACTGGGTAAGAGAAACTTACATGGAATACTGGATGGCGTCAACAGCATGGTTTGCAGGCATGAACTCATTAACTGCAACCTCTTTGTTCTCATTTTTCTTGTCTGTGTAAATATGTTGAGGAACCAGTATGATCACATTATGAACATAAAGAGTGACGAAATGAAAAACAAACTGTGCGATCTGAGGGTGAAAAGGATACAATCTTCAAAGAAACGACGGATCTCAGTAAGGCGATGAGGAGGCAACTCTTTAATGTCAGTGTAATGCTTGTACTCTGGATCATCAGCACAAACTGCAATGATTTTGTCATCTTTCTCTCCCTGAATTAGGACATGCTTAGACCACTACATAAGATAGAGAAGTAACAGTGCTTCATTTTGATTTAGAATTCTAGCATTACCTGGTCAATCATGGGCATGAGTCCAATGGCCCTGGCTCGCAGAAAGCAACCAGGAAGAGCAGGCTCCTGTTTAGATAAACAATTCAGGTAAATCATAATGTCAAAATGAAAGCTCACACATAGCAATTACCATCAGAGAACTAATTCGCAAGTCACCTGCATGATAACCAAAACATCCAAGGGATCATTGTCTTCACACAATGTGCGAGGGATGAAACCATAGTTATGAGGATAGACCACTGATGAGTATAGAATCCGATCAACCTATGTATTTGAGCATGGCAGAAAATTTGCTGAGAGATATTTGAGCATGAAAGTACACATCCACTTACAGCAGCTCAGCGAACACAACTCAGGAGTTCTCATATTCAGTAGATGTAATATTGTTCATACCTTAATCATGCCTGTCTTCTTGTCCAGTTCATATTTGACCTTGCTTCCCTTTGTTATTTCAACCACCTGTATCagtttgaaaaatataatttgacaGGCATGGATTCAATTCAACTGGACAGccaaaaaaattagaaattactTCCATATATCTCTATAGGTACTTCCTCATATATTGTTGCCACGAAAAGGGATATtggtaaaattttgaaataaaaaatcaagGTATTTATTTGCATACAGATACAGTCTACAGCTATTTCCACTGCGACAAAACTAGGAGGCtgagaaaatatttattacaacAGACGAAAACTGTTTATTCATCACTATGTAAAGGTGGAGAAAACACGTACAACATTGAAGACACTGGGTGCTCCAGGTCCTGCAGACAACATTTATTTTGCAGCACATTAGTACCTCTACTGTAAATACAAAAACATTACAAAATATGATATTCTATTTGCATACCGATCTCAAGGTCATGCCAAGGATGTGCAGCAACAGTTCTCTTTGACATGGATGAAAGGATCCTCTCATTTAGCTTGGGTGTAGAAactttttcttctccatttttaaCTTCAGCCATCTGTAACCAAAAGAAATAAAGCTATCTGTGGTTTTAGGATATTCATTGTTAAACTTGAATAGAGACGAGTAGTAATATGCAAATTTATAATGATtggtaaagaaaaaaaaagattaaactATAAAGTACCACCCAGAGGAGTCAACAAAATGTAGATCAGGGATCAACATTAAGCAAAGTCCCAAAATCAAGGCATCCTCGATATTCATACAGTTTTAGCTTCACACTTATTATAGCTAATCAGTTGAATGCAGATCCTTCAGCATTAAAGACGTGATATGATCATTCAAACCAGCTGTTGTTATATTGGAATCAGAAATTAATAGTATATCAACTGTTTCCAAAAGAAAAGGGGCCTTTCCTGAAGATTAGCATATTCTTcgtatttaaatgaattttcttcatcaaaaataatattaccCAATACAACTATATACCCTTATCATCACCACGTTGATTATTTGACTATATTGATAAAAGCAGcgagaaaaaatattaataatataagcaGTGCTTCGAATCCAAGCAAACGTTGAACCAAAGTTGCGAAAGAGATGCAAGATTACAAGCACAACATGTGAAAGCTGATGGGATTTGTGCCCATTCACGAAAACCCAGAAACGAAAAAAAGATAAAAGCTTCGCAAACGATCTACAAAAGCATGAACCTCTTAACTTCGATGGATGAATATGATGAAACAATCAAGAAAACGCATTTATACCTTGATTGATTTATTAGGTGGTGTAGAGAGACGAGAATGAGAAGATGGAGGGTTAACGATCGTAGCCTGTGTTGAACGCAGTGCATCTATATATATGGAAAAAGAGTGGAAGAAAGGACAAATCATGGGTTTGCTGCCTCGTGTCTGATGTGGAGCGAACTTAGCATTCATGGGCAGGATTCAAAGTTGGTTAATATGCTTGATAGTAGCATTTCGCTTGGTTAGAATTTAGAATGTCTTAATGTAAGAAGGGGAATTAAGGGGGAAAACAGGAATTATATGAAtgaaatatgattaattttgtTGATTTTTAACAGCcccaaaaataatttaaaacgaTTAAAATAAGATACAGGACAAATTGAAGTACAACAGCCCCAGAAATAATTTAAAACGATTAGGACAAGATACAGGACAAATTGAAGTACAAGGTTTAAGGTTATGGCAAATTAAGGTTAGGTTTGATTGATAAAGCAAAGATGCATATGTATGTAATTAATGTACAACAGTCTTAACAAAATTTAAGGCACATATATTGAGTCAGGAGACATGGATATCATCTGAAGGAGGCTTGAATTTGAGAAGGTTTCTTCTAGTGCAGGTCCCCTCTTGCTTCCATTTCCATCAATGCTCTCTTTTGAAATGCGTACAAGCTCCCTAGCAACTTCCATCATTCCAATTTTGCCATCTCCACCGAACAACAGGCATCTCGTAGCAATATCTGCAACTATCTCTATCTGCTCTCTGCCAATTGGGGGTTGCTCGTGATAATAAAGACTTGGATCCACAATTTCTTCTAGCTTTCCACTCCTGATCTGCTGCAATGCTACA
The sequence above is a segment of the Manihot esculenta cultivar AM560-2 chromosome 5, M.esculenta_v8, whole genome shotgun sequence genome. Coding sequences within it:
- the LOC110616109 gene encoding soluble inorganic pyrophosphatase 1 isoform X2; amino-acid sequence: MNAKFAPHQTRGSKPMICPFFHSFSIYIDALRSTQATIVNPPSSHSRLSTPPNKSIKMAEVKNGEEKVSTPKLNERILSSMSKRTVAAHPWHDLEIGPGAPSVFNVVVEITKGSKVKYELDKKTGMIKVDRILYSSVVYPHNYGFIPRTLCEDNDPLDVLVIMQEPALPGCFLRARAIGLMPMIDQGEKDDKIIAVCADDPEYKHYTDIKELPPHRLTEIRRFFEDYKKNENKEVAVNEFMPANHAVDAIQYSMDLYAEYILHSLRQ
- the LOC110616109 gene encoding soluble inorganic pyrophosphatase 1 isoform X3, whose amino-acid sequence is MAEVKNGEEKVSTPKLNERILSSMSKRTVAAHPWHDLEIGPGAPSVFNVVVEITKGSKVKYELDKKTGMIKVDRILYSSVVYPHNYGFIPRTLCEDNDPLDVLVIMQEPALPGCFLRARAIGLMPMIDQGEKDDKIIAVCADDPEYKHYTDIKELPPHRLTEIRRFFEDYKKNENKEVAVNEFMPANHAVDAIQYSMDLYAEYILHSLRQ
- the LOC110616109 gene encoding soluble inorganic pyrophosphatase 1 isoform X1 — protein: MNAKFAPHQTRGSKPMICPFFHSFSIYIDALRSTQATIVNPPSSHSRLSTPPNKSIKLYFFWLQMAEVKNGEEKVSTPKLNERILSSMSKRTVAAHPWHDLEIGPGAPSVFNVVVEITKGSKVKYELDKKTGMIKVDRILYSSVVYPHNYGFIPRTLCEDNDPLDVLVIMQEPALPGCFLRARAIGLMPMIDQGEKDDKIIAVCADDPEYKHYTDIKELPPHRLTEIRRFFEDYKKNENKEVAVNEFMPANHAVDAIQYSMDLYAEYILHSLRQ